A DNA window from Massilia putida contains the following coding sequences:
- a CDS encoding MCP four helix bundle domain-containing protein, whose protein sequence is MLARLRIGPKLLLAPAVVLVLLVLLSAGSYYAMVRQNASLDSIVQRRAANMRAAADLSASARSAHAQAYQVLTWISGSFPRVRVDPLALDLHARHAAVDRGLAQLARQTADSPDEQRDIDQARAAWAQYVPAVRDVIEIARIDQSISANAMVKAERAFAVVAQRLTALARREQALSEQASRNAADDVHLIAILMPVVIVSSIAASLAITMAVRRALLADIGAISAAASGLASGDLTIQARIGGDDEIAQAARLLNTGIRGLNGQLRNVLDSARSIGAASREITLGRADMPPRTHVREALERTTASMQALAATLGEGAAGARAADALAARAGSAAEAGSGTVHRVAATMAQVRRAAVRMERIGAALEGTLARAGGVAQDPDGGARDARLLARRASHAAREARTLARETVAAIDDGGACVVDAGAAMAGLAGAVEEMARIVDGIDSASGERARDLAGAAQAIVRMDELTQQGSRMVEEAALAARSLQQQALGLARAVAAFRLDEAVHRTNDAAPPGTHALRPGRAGRPYLRLASSRGKNR, encoded by the coding sequence GCTATTACGCGATGGTACGCCAGAACGCCTCGCTCGACAGCATCGTCCAGCGCCGCGCGGCGAATATGCGCGCCGCCGCCGACCTCTCGGCGTCGGCCCGCAGCGCGCACGCCCAGGCCTATCAGGTGCTGACCTGGATCAGCGGCAGCTTTCCCCGTGTCCGCGTCGACCCGCTCGCGCTCGACCTGCACGCCCGGCATGCCGCCGTCGACCGCGGCCTCGCCCAACTGGCGCGCCAGACGGCCGACAGTCCCGACGAGCAGCGCGACATCGACCAGGCGCGCGCCGCGTGGGCGCAATACGTGCCGGCCGTGCGCGACGTGATCGAGATCGCCCGCATCGACCAGTCGATCAGCGCCAACGCCATGGTCAAGGCCGAGCGCGCGTTCGCCGTCGTTGCGCAGCGCCTGACGGCACTGGCGCGGCGTGAGCAGGCGCTGTCCGAGCAGGCCTCGAGGAATGCGGCCGACGACGTCCACCTGATCGCGATCCTGATGCCGGTGGTGATCGTGTCCTCGATCGCGGCATCGCTGGCGATCACGATGGCGGTGCGGCGCGCGCTGCTGGCCGACATCGGCGCGATCAGCGCGGCCGCCAGCGGCCTGGCGAGCGGCGACCTGACGATCCAGGCGCGGATCGGCGGCGACGACGAGATCGCCCAGGCGGCGCGGTTGCTCAACACCGGCATCCGCGGCTTGAACGGCCAGTTGCGCAACGTGCTGGACTCGGCCCGCTCGATCGGCGCGGCGTCGCGCGAAATCACGCTGGGCCGCGCCGACATGCCGCCGCGCACGCACGTGCGCGAGGCGCTGGAACGCACGACGGCATCGATGCAGGCGCTGGCGGCGACCCTCGGCGAGGGCGCCGCCGGCGCGCGCGCGGCCGACGCGCTGGCCGCGCGCGCAGGCAGCGCGGCGGAAGCGGGCAGCGGGACGGTGCACCGCGTCGCGGCGACGATGGCGCAGGTGCGCCGCGCCGCTGTGCGCATGGAGCGCATCGGTGCCGCGCTCGAGGGCACGCTGGCGCGCGCCGGCGGCGTCGCGCAAGATCCGGACGGCGGTGCGCGGGACGCGCGCCTGCTCGCACGGCGTGCCTCCCACGCCGCGCGCGAGGCGCGCACGCTCGCGCGCGAGACGGTGGCGGCCATCGACGACGGCGGTGCCTGCGTCGTCGACGCGGGCGCCGCGATGGCCGGCTTGGCGGGCGCGGTGGAGGAGATGGCGCGCATCGTCGACGGCATCGACAGCGCAAGCGGCGAACGGGCGCGCGACCTGGCCGGCGCCGCGCAGGCGATCGTGCGCATGGACGAGCTCACGCAGCAGGGTTCGCGCATGGTGGAAGAGGCGGCGCTGGCCGCGCGCTCGCTGCAGCAGCAAGCCCTTGGCCTCGCGCGCGCGGTGGCCGCGTTCCGTCTCGACGAAGCGGTGCACCGCACAAACGACGCGGCCCCGCCGGGAACGCATGCGCTGCGTCCGGGCAGGGCCGGGAGGCCTTACCTCCGGCTGGCGTCCAGCCGGGGCAAGAACCGCTGA